The sequence GTTATGTTTGGATGCTGCATGAAATTCACCGCGAAGTGAGCTATGAAGAAAGAATTGATATCTTAAAAGAAACGTTTGACTAATTCATTGTCCATACAAAAAAAGGAGAACTGCAGCGATGGCAGTTTTCCTTTTTTGTTCTTTCTATTTAGAATCGATTTTATGAGTCTGTTGGTACAATTTGCGAGCCAACATCGGTGTAACTAGAATAGTGATAATGGCTAAAGTGACGATTTGTGTCGTTGCACTGGTAACGTAAGACTCTAGCCCAGGATTGACTTGAGCGATGATGGCTGGGAAAGACGCTGAAACTCCTGCAACTGCATTCATGGATAATGCGGCCACTCCATCGTTCTTTAGAATCATTTTATCCACTACAACTAGCGGACTCATCAAGACATAGAATACGACGACTAGTATAATTCCATAAATACCAGATTGCAGTCCTTCAATCAAGTTCATTCCTTGACCAATATTCCAGCCAAGTATTGGAAGCAGTACACTGATTCCTGCACCAAAAATCTTTGAAAAATCTTTATCTAAATTCCCTAAAATCATTCCCAATATAAGCGGCAAAATAGTTGAGATAATCGGCATCCATGCGATTTCTCCTTGACCAGAAATGGCATAAATAAGCATGGGTACTGCAGGAATTCCAAATAAACCGACTAAACCAATAGCTGCTTTATCTACTTCGTCTCCGAAATCATTTACAATTGAAATATAAAGAGCAGGATTCATACTGCAAATGGCTACTATAAAAGCCAAAGCACTAATACCAAAAACGCCAGATTGTCCAAAAAGGGCGATAAATAATAGTCCAAAACCAACAGTTAAAACCAACTTCACGAGCAACAATACCCCATGGCGTTTAAAAAGTTTGCCAAGTGTTTTAAGATTGATCCCGATTCCGGAACAAAAACAAATCAATCCTATGATAAAATTCGTTCCGCTTCCTCCAAGAAAAGCATTTGTAATCCCACCTAGATTGCTAAATAAATTCGGCCATAAAGTATAAAGCAATGCACTCAGCAGCATTGGAACGAGAAACGTTCCTGCTGGAATCTTATTCATAAATTTTACCATGTTTCTTCCTCCTCAGTCCTTCCGTTTGAAACGGATTAGGCTTGTTCATTTATTGAAAAAATAAAAAGAATTCATTATGTGCACTTAAAACACGAATACATTTGCTGCTCAACAAGGGAACTTGTAGAATATTATACTTTCTATTCTAGCTTCCTTGTTTGATTAATGCACTTAAGAAAGCTTCTATGTCTTTTTCAGCTAGGAATGTACGCACCTAACTCTATTGTTTCTGCATTTTACTATACTACCATTTTCCCCAGTACTTGCAGGCATGATAAGCATTAACTTTTTAAACTTGTTCAAGCGACAAAAAAGCTGCTGCTTTATCAAACCTTTATCGATTTAGAACAAGCCATGGGGGCCTTAACTGTACAGTAAAAGTCGGATTAAGGCGCGCAAAACTCTCTTGAGGAACGATAAAGACCTTATTGTGGAACAATGAATGTTTCATGCAACCCTAGATAGGTCATAGAATTTAATTTTTCATAATATGTTCTCTTGTGATAATATAGTTGAGTGAAAGCTGCTATTTTTTTGCTTCTTTAAGTTTTATGAATAATTAAAAGAGAAGGGTGTGCTTGTATGATTTTTCAATTTAAAATTTCTTTACTAGATATCGGAGTACCCGTATGGCGAAGAGTCCAGGTGAATAGTGATTCCACTTTTCGTGAACTACATGAAGTTATTCAAGTTGCTTTCGATTGGTATAATTCTCATTTACACAACTTTTCTATTCGAAAATCAAATGGTCGAAAGATCCAAAATATTTTTATCGAACCTGATAATGAGTATCAAGGGCCTAACTCGGATGCTAGCTGGGGCAACTTCGCCTCGTTCATTGAAAATTTAAATGAGGAAGAAGAAACTCTAGCTAAGTGGTTCAAAAAAGAAAAAGATCGAGTTGTTTATACATATGATTTCGGAGATGACTGGGAACATGAAATCGTACTCGAGAAAATTTTAGAACCTGCTCCTGATATGTACTACCCTATTTGTCTTAAAGCAAAAAATGACACTCCTGAAGAAAACAGCCGAGGCGAACTAATAGACGGTGATTTCTTATTAATTAATCCAGATTCGAAGGAGATTGTCGAAGACATCAATGATATGTTGGGGGAAGGATTTTCTGATTTAGATTTTAAGTAATCAATAAAGTTGGAATAAGATAAACTATAGCTATACCGACTATGGATTGATTCGTTGCGCTTTTCAGTGACTTTCTTTTCATTAATCTTGCGTAACCTTAATGGTTTTAAATAAAGGCCCGATTTCTCAATATTAAATCGAGAAATCAGGCCATTATTACTTAGAAAAAACGTTCAGTTATTAAAAACAACTGCTAATAGAGGCCAGTACCAGCTAATTGCAGCAGTGTATGTACGATATACTTTTTACCGAGCTCGTCATCCTTAAAGTTTTTTTCATGGAAGATCGAACCTCTTTCGCTAAAAAAAGTAGTCCATTTGTCTTCTTCTTTAAAATAATGGAAGCCTTCAGCCATAGATGATCTTGTTGCATCACTCTGCGGGATACCATGGATCAATGTATAGTCATATACTTCTGCTTCACTAACCGTAAAAACGTTAGAGTACTTATGGTACCTCATATTTTTAATCCCAAGAGTTTTACAGGCAAAATCTAATGCATTTCCATACAACAGTATCTTTATTTGTGTTTCTTTATCAACCAAGACTATCAACCCCTTATAGGACTTTTGTATACTCACTTGCTGCTTTACTTTAATAACATTAGCATAATTTTATAGACGCACATACACATGATTTTCAAATCACCAATACTCTTGATACAGCGCTAAAAAAAAACAGTCAGCCATACCAGTATGCTGGCATTACTGACTGTTTTATTTCTAACCGATTTGTTTACAGAAAGTCTTCGTTTATTGATTATTAGCCAATTGAGATAAGTGAAACTCTAGGTGTTCTTCAATAAAACTCGCAATCGTATAATAACTATGGTCATGTCCTTTTTGCATTCGGACCGTCAACGGATAGTTTTTCTCCTCTGCAACAGCCGCTAGCTTAGATGGCTGCAATTGTTTTTCATAAAAAGAATCCGCATCTCCTTGATCAATCAACACTGGAATCTTTTTGCCCGTGTAATTCTTTAGCAGTTCTGCTGCATCCCATTCACGCCATTTTTCTTTATCGCTGCCAAGATACGCGTTGAAGGCTTTTATCCCCCACGGAACTTGACTAGGATTAACGATCGGCGCAAAAGCAGAAATCGAGTGGAACCGCTCTGCATTACGCAGTCCAACCACTAAAGCCCCATGGCCGCCCATAGAATGACCTGAAATAAATTCTGGGCCAGTTAATTGAAACTGGTC is a genomic window of Carnobacterium sp. CP1 containing:
- a CDS encoding 2-keto-3-deoxygluconate permease gives rise to the protein MVKFMNKIPAGTFLVPMLLSALLYTLWPNLFSNLGGITNAFLGGSGTNFIIGLICFCSGIGINLKTLGKLFKRHGVLLLVKLVLTVGFGLLFIALFGQSGVFGISALAFIVAICSMNPALYISIVNDFGDEVDKAAIGLVGLFGIPAVPMLIYAISGQGEIAWMPIISTILPLILGMILGNLDKDFSKIFGAGISVLLPILGWNIGQGMNLIEGLQSGIYGIILVVVFYVLMSPLVVVDKMILKNDGVAALSMNAVAGVSASFPAIIAQVNPGLESYVTSATTQIVTLAIITILVTPMLARKLYQQTHKIDSK
- a CDS encoding plasmid pRiA4b ORF-3 family protein encodes the protein MIFQFKISLLDIGVPVWRRVQVNSDSTFRELHEVIQVAFDWYNSHLHNFSIRKSNGRKIQNIFIEPDNEYQGPNSDASWGNFASFIENLNEEEETLAKWFKKEKDRVVYTYDFGDDWEHEIVLEKILEPAPDMYYPICLKAKNDTPEENSRGELIDGDFLLINPDSKEIVEDINDMLGEGFSDLDFK
- the fghA gene encoding S-formylglutathione hydrolase, which codes for MSKLELLEEHVVFDGTQYKYRHDSHTLGCPMTFSLFLPNKEKFSNPPLFWWLSGLTCTDDNFTQKSGAQKAAARLGVAMIMPDTSPRGEHVADSEDWDLGQGAGFYLNATEQPWEPHYKMYDYITKELSAIAHDQFQLTGPEFISGHSMGGHGALVVGLRNAERFHSISAFAPIVNPSQVPWGIKAFNAYLGSDKEKWREWDAAELLKNYTGKKIPVLIDQGDADSFYEKQLQPSKLAAVAEEKNYPLTVRMQKGHDHSYYTIASFIEEHLEFHLSQLANNQ